The following proteins come from a genomic window of Triticum aestivum cultivar Chinese Spring chromosome 6A, IWGSC CS RefSeq v2.1, whole genome shotgun sequence:
- the LOC123130060 gene encoding probable protein phosphatase 2C 21, whose amino-acid sequence MGQGPSLSHENSSIEYAAGSRKGSNSKVENVHCTILDLDGSSSTSFFGVYDGHGGADVALYCANNFHRVLVNDGDYKDNLDVALKRAFTRMDEQLDQNDDWRTLANPPGVGVKLLCFPSTAPRVQGTPYMEGSTACVVLIRGNQIILGNVGDSCCVLSRDDSQQATELSTKHTPENQDERNRIKTAGGQLLNVGGADLVNGILPLTRAIGTFRFKPPSAGHIVTCIPDMHIADITHDTEYLLIANRAFWDTTPISSEMAVKYLRQYSGSYSVASMCDKLLNLCRNPMDNLTLILVYFKPSARLPRPAPPAPTNLPVPVVG is encoded by the exons ATGGGTCAAGGTCCATCTCTGAGCCATGAGAATAGCTCGATCGAATATGCTGCGGGATCTAGGAAAGGATCAAACTCAAAAGTTGAAAACGTT CATTGCACTATCCTTGATTTAGATGGCTCCAGCTCCACATCATTCTTCGGTGTTTATGATGGCCATGGAG GAGCTGATGTAGCATTGTATTGCGCTAACAACTTCCATAGAGTGCTGGTAAACGATGGAGATTATAAGGATAATTTGGATGTGGCACTGAAGCGTGCGTTTACCAG AATGGACGAGCAACTGGACCAAAATGATGACTGGAGGACATTGGCGAACCctcctggtgtcggtgtcaaattGCTATGTTTTCCCAGCACTGCCCCTCGTGTCCAG GGAACTCCATACATGGAAGGGAGCACAGCATGCGTGGTTCTCATTAGAGGAAACCAGATCATTCTTGGGAATGTTGGCGACTCTTGTTGTGTACTCTCAAGGGATGATAGTCAGCAG GCAACTGAGTTATCGACCAAGCACACGCCAGAAAATCAGGATGAAAGGAACAGAATTAAAACTGCTGGAGGGCAACTACTCAACGTAGGTGGCGCTGATCTTGTTAATGGGATACTTCCTTTGACAAGAGCTATTG GTACCTTCCGTTTCAAGCCACCTTCTGCAGGACATATTGTGACATGTATTCCAGACATGCACATT GCGGACATCACTCATGATACCGAGTATCTTCTTATAGCAAATCGCGCATTCTG GGATACCACTCCTATATCAAGTGAGATGGCTGTCAAGTATTTGAGGCAGTATTCT GGGAGCTATAGTGTTGCTAGCATGTGCGATAAGCTTCTGAATCTTTGCCGCAACCCGATGGACAACTTGACGCTGATACTGGTTTACTTCAAGCCGAGTGCCAGGCTCCCACGTCCGGCCCCGCCTGCTCCCACCAACTTGCCCGTGCCCGTGGTTGGCTAG